Proteins encoded by one window of Arachis ipaensis cultivar K30076 chromosome B04, Araip1.1, whole genome shotgun sequence:
- the LOC107636435 gene encoding U1 small nuclear ribonucleoprotein C-like produces the protein MAMRLRWASLRGSRYPLLPATASSGPQVSAGPPFPPPAAPSFRPLPPQALYFSLLPNPSRGTTPPSLAYHNPSIPPPGVSSTTALAPGVASATGGIAVLEFVLHMQPMMSYQVPLSHPAIPTQGPPYAMPNCYVAILGTPQTAVPPAGGFCCFHSSTIYYC, from the exons atggccatgC GTCTCCGCTGGGCCTCCCTTCGCGGCTCCCGCTACCCCCTCCTTCCGGCCACTGCCTCTTCTGGCCCTCAGGTCTCTGCTGGACCTCCCTTCCCACCTCCCGCTGCCCCCTCATTTCGGCCGCTGCCTCCTCAGGCACTGTACTTCTCCCTGCTGCCAAATCCATCCAGAGGCACTACTCCGCCGAGCCTTGCCTACCATAATCCATCGATTCCACCTCCTGGTGTTAGCTCTACGACTGCACTGGCTCCCGGCGTCGCCTCTGCTACCGGTGGCATTGCGGTTCTAGAGTTTGTACTGCACATGCAGCCAATGATGTCGTATCAGGTTCCTCTCAGCCATCCCGCCATCCCAACCCAGGGACCACCCTACGCGATGCCAAACTGTTACGTCGCCATCCTAGGTACTCCTCAAACGGCTGTACCTCCTGCTGGTGGGTTTTGTTGCTTCCATAGTTCAAccatttattattgttaa